One part of the Salinimonas iocasae genome encodes these proteins:
- a CDS encoding HesA/MoeB/ThiF family protein: MTNPISHEQAMRYNRHIVLPQIDIDGQEHLLNARVLIIGIGGLGCSAAQLLASSGVGALTLVDNDSVEVTNLPRQILFGEADVGRFKVSAAKERLIRLNSECYIDTIKSRLASDNLAREVSAHDIVIDCTDNLASRLEINKACAATKTPLVSGAAIRFEGQLFVTCYAPDSPCYACVGALTGNRTLSCTESGIFAPVVAIIGAQQALLAMQVIAGIGQPLTGSLQLFDGLSGQWQKFQVPRRSDCPVCQNK, from the coding sequence CAATGCGGTACAATCGCCATATAGTGTTGCCTCAAATTGATATAGACGGACAGGAGCACCTGCTTAACGCGCGTGTGCTGATTATTGGTATCGGTGGCCTGGGATGCAGTGCAGCCCAGCTTCTGGCCAGCTCGGGTGTTGGCGCGCTGACACTGGTAGATAACGATAGTGTGGAAGTTACCAACCTGCCCCGCCAGATTTTGTTTGGTGAGGCAGATGTAGGGCGCTTCAAAGTCAGTGCGGCAAAAGAACGCCTTATCCGGTTAAATTCAGAGTGTTATATTGATACGATAAAAAGCAGACTGGCGTCAGACAACCTTGCCCGCGAAGTCAGCGCACACGATATTGTTATTGACTGCACTGATAATCTTGCCAGTCGCCTTGAAATTAACAAAGCCTGTGCTGCGACAAAAACCCCATTAGTCAGTGGGGCAGCGATTCGTTTTGAGGGCCAGCTGTTTGTGACCTGCTACGCGCCGGATTCACCCTGCTATGCGTGTGTTGGCGCACTAACCGGAAACCGGACTCTTAGCTGCACCGAGTCCGGTATCTTTGCACCCGTTGTAGCAATTATCGGCGCTCAGCAGGCGCTTCTGGCCATGCAGGTTATTGCTGGCATTGGCCAGCCTCTGACCGGCAGTTTACAGTTGTTTGACGGACTTTCCGGTCAGTGGCAAAAATTCCAGGTCCCGCGCAGGTCAGATTGCCCTGTTTGTCAGAATAAGTGA